Sequence from the Vibrio alfacsensis genome:
AACTGTTAGTGCAAGAGGGGCATTATCAAGACGCGCTTGTCGCTTTAGATAAAGTTTCCGGACGTAAAGCAGACGTGGCTTTGGTTAAGACACGTGCTTACTACAAGTTGAAGCGCATTGAAGACGCCCTAGCGAATGCAAAAAGAGCGAATGAGATTGAGCCATCTGCGCAAGCCCAAAGTTGGGTGAAGTATTTGACTCAATTGCGCAAGGCGAAAGCGACGCAAAGTAGCTGATTAGCTGAAAGTTGCTCTCGTTGAACATTACATGAATCACTTAAATAACGAATGGAAAGGCTCGAGTGAACACTCGGGCTTTTTTTTTACTTTCTGAAAAGTCGTCTAATGCTCGGTTTACCATAGATAAATACGCTTTGAAAAGCTTGTTTGAGCAAAACAAAACACTTTGGCTTGTCACCGATAAGCCCCTGTCAAAACTATTAACCTCTATTATTTCACCTGATCGAATTCTCTATATCGATGTAATTGATCGCTGGGGAAAAAGGTATCAAAAATGAGAAGCCACTCGCACGCTGGTACCTGTAACACGCAAAACACCACACAAAATGAATGAAAATGAAAAGTTCACTTTTTTATGTGATCAATGTTAAATAATGACCCATAAAAGCGGCTGTTTGTCAGAAAGTATTTGTTTCATTTATATTTCATTATTACTTTGTTATCTGTTCGTTGCGATCTATATCTAAAACTTTTGCTGTCGGAACGAACCGGTACAAACAACTATATGGATGTTAACAATGAAAATGAAAACTCTAGCCGTTGCAGTGGCGGCACTAGCATGTGGTACACAGACTTTCGCAGCAGAAATCTACAACAACGATGGCACATCTATGTCTATCGGTGGTCACGTTTCTGTGAATTTGAATGGCTCTGATGAAGGTAACACTGAAGTTGGTACTAACTCACCACGCATTAACATCTCAGGCAAGAAAGACATTGGCCACGGTGTAACGGTAGACGTGAAAGGTGAATGGCAATTGAACTACCTAAACGGCGGTGAGAATTCATTTGCTACACGTTTAGGCTACCTAGGTGCAACGCATGAGCAGTTCGGTCGCGTTGTTGGTGGTACTCAATGGTCTCCATACTACGACGTAGCAGGTGTTGCCGATTTACCAATCGCTTATGCGAATGACTTTTTATACGACGATCACTATAACCTTGGATCTGGTCGTGCGGAAAAAATGCTGAGTTACCGTAAAGGTTTTGAGTTTGGTGAAGGTTTTGGTTTCAATCTAGGTCTAGGTTGGCAAGGTGAACACGACATGTACGATGCTCGTGGACAGATTGCACTAAGCACTAAGCTTGCTGGTTTTGGTCTAGGTTACGTTTACAGCGGTGGTGATGTTACTATCGGCACTATGAAAAAAGATGCAACATCGCACATTTTCGCTGCTAACTACGGCGAATACGGCTCTGGTCTTTATGCCGCTATCGTGTACGGTATGAATGAATACTTCTATGATGATTTAGAAGAGACAGTACAGCTTGAAGGTCTATTGGCATACGGATTTAACAATTTAACGCTAAGCGTGAACTACGAATCTGTAGAAGATGATAAAACAAGTAAGACACAGTTTAGCCAAACTGCGCTACAAGCAGAGTATGCAGTAACACCGTCATTCTACACTTATGCCGGTTACCAGTTTGACCTTGGTAATGATATTGGTGTTGCAGAAGATGATTCTTGGACACTAGGTGCTCGTTACTACTTCTAATAAATAGGACAGTTTCTACTGCCTAAACACAAATATTGTGTTAACGCCTACTTGTTATGAGTAGGCGTTTTTCTTTTTGTTAAAATCCAAAATGAGGTAGAAAACGTCTCATTAAAAATGCCCGCGAACGGCAGGCATTACATTTTTGGTTAGCTAGACGTCTATTTCGTTTCTAATAAGTCTAAGAAAATGCGTACTCTAGTGCATCTTCTTTTAATCGTTTAAATCGACCCGATGCGCCACCATGTCCTGCTTCCATATCGGTCTTGAATATCAGAACATTATTGTCTGTCTTCATTTCACGCAGTTTCGCTATCCATTTCATTGGTTCGAAATATTGTACTTGGGAATCGTGTAATCCCGTTGTGACTAACATGTTCGGATAGCTTTGTGCTTTGATATTGTCGTATGGTGAGTAGTTAAGCATGTAATCATAATATGCTTT
This genomic interval carries:
- a CDS encoding porin, with the protein product MKMKTLAVAVAALACGTQTFAAEIYNNDGTSMSIGGHVSVNLNGSDEGNTEVGTNSPRINISGKKDIGHGVTVDVKGEWQLNYLNGGENSFATRLGYLGATHEQFGRVVGGTQWSPYYDVAGVADLPIAYANDFLYDDHYNLGSGRAEKMLSYRKGFEFGEGFGFNLGLGWQGEHDMYDARGQIALSTKLAGFGLGYVYSGGDVTIGTMKKDATSHIFAANYGEYGSGLYAAIVYGMNEYFYDDLEETVQLEGLLAYGFNNLTLSVNYESVEDDKTSKTQFSQTALQAEYAVTPSFYTYAGYQFDLGNDIGVAEDDSWTLGARYYF